A segment of the Xenopus tropicalis strain Nigerian chromosome 6, UCB_Xtro_10.0, whole genome shotgun sequence genome:
GGTTTCATTGGAGAAGCTCCTTCGTAGTTATGGCTGGATTCGTTGTGCTGCCTGGTGTACCTCTTGCACTTGCAGGAAGTTACCACCGTGACTTTGTAGGTTCTAGTCGTGCCATCCTCACACTGCAACTGGATACGCTGAGTGCGAGTCTTGTCATTGACACATCTCCATTCCTGAGAGCTTCTCCGACTCCAGTACTTCAGCCCATAGCCACCCCCGATCCAGTTGGGCAAAATAGGAAGAGGAAGACACTCTCCAGCACAGACCAGTTCTTTCAAAGGCTGGATACTGGTGCACTGCCCATCTGAGATGTACTTTGTAGATCTCAGCTCCCTGCATCCAACTTGATGGGGATctaccaaaagaaaaaaaatctccattAATAATGGCAGAAGACCTTTTCTGTTTGTGACAAACTTTAAATTCATACAAAATGAAATCATGTTTGTTTTACTACAGAGATAATATTTAGCAAATAGGAACTCTGAAATAATTTCTAGTTCACGGTGCATACATTCTCTAAATAGAGTCTGTGTTGGGAGTTTAATGAccttttttaaagaaacatgGCCCATGACCTCATGCGAATTTAAAGGTCAGAGATCGCATCATGACCTCTTATATACTTATACATCTTAGCTGTGTTTGACTTAACATCACATGACAGGGCCTTAACTATTATAAAAACTTTGTAACCTAGTCTTGCAGATTCTATAGGGAAATGAATGCCACTATGTAGTTAAGTACATAAAATACCAAAAATTAATCGTAATCATATTGGAGAGTAAACAATTTAAACGTTAACTAAATGAGATTTGTTCTTGCTTCTACTGTGGGACTAGGAAATTTAATATCCATGCCCATCAGTCCCCATTGAGGATATATGACACGCCCTTAGAGTTTCTGccctaattatttttttacatggaaCCTGAGATGTGACCATATGCTAAGGAAATAAAGTAAACACAGGGCACTTTGCTAAGAGAGTAAATGCTTATGGGAGAAGTCGACTGTGTCAAGTACATTAGTCCCTGTCATGACATCCGTCAAAACAACTCTTTATCAGGAGGAAAAGACTCTTGTATCTTCAAATGTTTGTCCTAATGTCTTGAGTGAATATTATTGTGTTTGCCTGAGTTATGGCAGGTCTGGAGGGTTCAGGTTTCTCAAGCCAATTCTGCAACACCATAAATTTTAGGAGACAATTTCTCTCCTCTTTAAATTCAGGGAGcctaaactacttttttttttaatatactttaaGATTAATGTCCTGTGGGGATTTAGCCAAATGTAGCTTCTGTTCATCTAGATCCAGATTTTCCCCATCCGCCCCCTCAGACAACTAAAATTGGGATAATGCCTTAGGCGAGAAGAGGGTGGTGGAGGTTTCATTAGAATGTGCTTATGTTTACTTTAGCCAGAGGCCTCCAGCTCATAAGTGCTCAGCCAGGAAGTAAAAACAAATGCTGGAACTAAATCAAAGTGTTTCATGTCTAGATAATACTTTACATTGCTGAAGTGACACAGACAGGTGAGAGTGGGAAGAAATATAACAATTAgccagtttttatttttcttatctaCAGGTGTTGACATAGTGATTTTTGGGAAGGTTGAAACAGATTCATATCTGTTCTTCTTTTCTGGGAGGAAACTCTTGGGGAAATGTATTTACGGTGAG
Coding sequences within it:
- the sostdc1 gene encoding sclerostin domain-containing protein 1 precursor (The RefSeq protein has 1 substitution compared to this genomic sequence), whose amino-acid sequence is MVVSRLQCCMLYFACIFIESCMSFKNDATEILYSHVDKNIQESANSSALNQARNGGRHTANSAMDRTNPHQVGCRELRSTKYISDGQCTSIQPLKELVCAGECLPLPILPNWIGGGYGLKYWSRRSSQEWRCVNDKTRTQRIQLQCEDGTTRTYKVTVLTSCKCKRYTRQHNESSHNYEGASPMKPIHSLQHHHSHHNRDKKRLIKMSKHIPS